The Hymenobacter sp. 5317J-9 genome has a window encoding:
- a CDS encoding SUMF1/EgtB/PvdO family nonheme iron enzyme: MNKLLALSLFAISGTLLGGCFGKGPTGDLVGSEDRPFFIPQEVPYGMVPCPGGTFHMGQTDQDISASMVNMNKQVTIAGFYMDETEITNNEYRQFMDNIKQDSLDVLGEEYVMTELYPDTTVWVRDFTYHMGDPLLEYYYTHPAFDDYPVVGVDWFAAKYFCNWRTKFRNAAREESGYANDPNFRLPSEAEWEYAARGGRDLATYPWGGPYLRNTKGCMLANFKPGRGDYASDGFAYTSEVGSFFPNDFGLYDMAGNVSEWCDDAYMEASVPVVWDLNPTNPDDNEPRKVVRGGSWKDIAYFLETGTRNFEYQDSARSYIGFRCSMIQIGMGTNSSLN; this comes from the coding sequence ATGAACAAGCTTCTAGCATTATCCCTTTTTGCTATCTCCGGGACGTTATTAGGTGGGTGTTTTGGAAAAGGCCCCACGGGTGACTTGGTTGGTTCTGAAGACCGGCCCTTCTTTATTCCCCAGGAAGTGCCTTACGGCATGGTGCCCTGCCCCGGTGGCACGTTCCACATGGGCCAAACCGACCAAGACATTTCGGCCTCTATGGTGAACATGAACAAGCAGGTGACCATCGCCGGCTTCTACATGGACGAAACGGAGATTACCAACAACGAGTACCGCCAGTTTATGGACAACATCAAGCAAGACTCGCTTGATGTGTTGGGCGAAGAGTACGTGATGACGGAATTGTACCCCGATACCACGGTGTGGGTTCGCGACTTCACCTACCACATGGGCGACCCGCTGCTCGAGTACTACTACACGCACCCTGCTTTTGACGATTACCCGGTGGTAGGCGTCGATTGGTTTGCCGCCAAATATTTCTGCAACTGGCGCACCAAGTTCCGCAACGCTGCGCGTGAGGAATCCGGCTACGCCAATGACCCCAACTTCCGCCTGCCCTCCGAGGCCGAATGGGAGTACGCCGCCCGCGGCGGCCGCGACCTGGCTACCTACCCTTGGGGTGGCCCGTACCTGCGCAACACTAAAGGCTGCATGCTGGCCAACTTCAAGCCCGGCCGCGGCGACTATGCTTCGGATGGCTTTGCTTACACTTCTGAAGTAGGCTCCTTCTTCCCCAACGACTTCGGCCTGTACGATATGGCCGGCAACGTGTCGGAGTGGTGCGACGACGCCTACATGGAAGCCTCGGTGCCGGTGGTATGGGACCTGAACCCCACGAACCCCGACGACAACGAACCGCGCAAAGTAGTGCGGGGAGGCTCCTGGAAAGACATTGCTTATTTCCTCGAAACGGGTACTCGCAACTTTGAATACCAGGATTCGGCGCGGTCTTACATCGGTTTCCGCTGCTCCATGATTCAGATTGGCATGGGCACGAACAGCTCCCTCAACTAA
- a CDS encoding PorP/SprF family type IX secretion system membrane protein codes for MKGTLLATLFFAAAAGSAYAQQQPQFTHYGFNGMALNPAYAGIKGYGEFNLIGRYQYFNYGNFGDANGSPRTGLFSASMPILATGGGVGAVVYYDQVGQSKMTNASLSYSQHIKLGEGKLGIGIQGIYTYLSKGTYIAIDKYDVNVPSGASDSKFDAGVGLWYESPKFYAGLSMNNLLRSKYTFKSAGIPDPQTGKIGGTPNQYIAENHAYFTAGYNIDASSSVVVTPTVLVKSVLPGDFSSSSKFSNSKNYSFEGGVRATIDDKYWIGANYRTEESISGLLGISFAKDNAVRLGYAFDFIAFNQDARAFSSHEIMLSYRLPKATVNTRPAIRTPRYSF; via the coding sequence ATGAAAGGAACGTTACTCGCGACCCTCTTTTTCGCGGCCGCAGCTGGCTCGGCGTATGCTCAGCAGCAGCCTCAGTTCACCCACTATGGTTTCAACGGCATGGCCCTGAACCCGGCCTACGCCGGGATTAAGGGGTACGGGGAATTCAACCTGATTGGGCGCTATCAATACTTCAACTACGGCAACTTCGGCGATGCCAACGGCTCGCCCCGGACCGGCCTGTTCTCGGCTTCCATGCCCATTCTGGCCACCGGCGGTGGCGTGGGTGCCGTGGTGTATTATGACCAAGTAGGTCAGTCGAAAATGACCAACGCGTCGCTTTCCTACTCGCAGCACATCAAACTGGGCGAAGGCAAACTGGGCATCGGCATTCAGGGCATCTACACTTACCTGAGCAAAGGCACCTACATCGCCATCGATAAGTACGACGTGAACGTGCCCAGCGGCGCTTCCGACAGCAAGTTCGACGCCGGCGTGGGCCTGTGGTACGAATCGCCGAAGTTCTACGCGGGCTTGAGCATGAACAACTTGCTCCGTTCGAAATACACATTCAAAAGCGCTGGCATACCGGACCCGCAAACCGGCAAGATAGGCGGTACCCCCAACCAGTACATCGCCGAGAACCACGCCTACTTTACGGCCGGCTACAATATCGACGCCTCGTCCTCCGTTGTCGTGACGCCGACGGTACTGGTGAAGTCCGTACTGCCGGGCGATTTTTCCAGCAGCAGCAAATTTAGCAACTCCAAGAACTACTCTTTTGAAGGCGGTGTTCGGGCCACTATTGACGACAAATATTGGATAGGCGCCAACTACCGCACCGAGGAATCCATTTCCGGCCTGCTCGGCATCAGCTTTGCCAAAGACAACGCCGTACGCTTGGGCTACGCTTTCGACTTTATTGCTTTCAACCAAGATGCCCGCGCGTTCAGCTCGCACGAAATTATGCTCTCCTACCGCTTGCCTAAGGCCACGGTGAACACCCGCCCGGCCATTCGCACGCCCCGTTACAGCTTCTAA
- the gldM gene encoding gliding motility protein GldM — protein MAGGKETPRQKMIGMMYLVLTALLALQVNSAILLKFKFIDDSLLGVNDKTSVGADGTVKGIQAAVQKNNNQARDLAVLKQSEEIRAKTKELVAYLRDVRQKLLTATENKGPEMTNLSGEDKVAITMLGGQKHNGIAYTGLKPKLNEYAEFIKQYVPTATPLAIDAKDDPRVTEKAQKNKNFAELNFENTPVVAALATISQKETEVLKYEADALSALAQKVGAKTIVFDKIGAFASAESNTVAAGTKYKAELFLTASASTISPRMTLNGSPLSVGPDGKGKVEFTARPGAFDASGNAKASWTGTIRFNQNGRDTTFTVKVPYTITKPVMQIQSASVQALYFKCGNKLNVSVPALGAQYKPSFSASGASAIPGSKTGDVTLIPNSKEVTLNVSSGGNAIGSQTFQVRPIPKPTIQCFVGGREANEKQGTPGTAVRSMTLKAVPDAGFATFLPDDARFRVTRYEVTLVRGRRPALATKTVNGPQADLSDVVNAYRDGDRLYVEVKEVQRMNFQGSTEPVSVSKQFNIPLL, from the coding sequence ATGGCAGGCGGAAAAGAAACACCGCGGCAGAAGATGATTGGCATGATGTACCTCGTGCTAACCGCTCTTCTGGCGCTTCAAGTGAACTCAGCGATTCTGCTGAAGTTCAAATTCATCGACGACAGCCTCTTGGGCGTCAACGATAAGACTTCGGTCGGCGCCGATGGTACCGTTAAGGGTATTCAGGCTGCTGTTCAGAAAAACAACAACCAGGCACGCGACCTCGCCGTGCTGAAGCAAAGCGAAGAAATTCGTGCCAAGACCAAGGAACTGGTAGCTTACCTTCGCGACGTGCGTCAGAAGCTGCTCACGGCCACCGAGAACAAAGGTCCGGAAATGACTAACCTGAGCGGTGAAGACAAAGTAGCCATCACCATGCTCGGCGGTCAGAAGCACAACGGCATCGCCTACACGGGCCTGAAGCCGAAACTGAACGAGTACGCGGAGTTCATCAAGCAGTATGTGCCCACGGCTACGCCGCTGGCCATCGATGCCAAAGACGACCCCCGCGTGACGGAGAAAGCCCAGAAGAACAAAAACTTCGCGGAGCTCAACTTCGAAAACACCCCGGTGGTAGCCGCTCTGGCCACCATCTCGCAGAAAGAAACCGAAGTGCTGAAATACGAAGCTGACGCTCTGTCGGCCTTGGCTCAAAAAGTAGGTGCCAAGACGATTGTGTTTGACAAGATTGGCGCTTTCGCCAGTGCCGAGTCCAACACGGTAGCTGCCGGCACCAAGTACAAAGCCGAACTGTTCCTGACGGCTTCGGCCTCGACCATCAGCCCCCGCATGACCCTGAACGGCAGCCCGCTGTCGGTGGGTCCGGACGGCAAAGGCAAGGTGGAGTTTACGGCCCGTCCCGGCGCATTCGATGCTTCGGGCAACGCCAAGGCTTCGTGGACGGGTACCATCCGTTTCAACCAGAACGGCCGCGACACCACTTTCACGGTGAAAGTGCCTTACACCATCACCAAGCCGGTGATGCAGATTCAGTCGGCTTCGGTGCAGGCCCTGTACTTCAAGTGCGGCAACAAGCTGAACGTATCGGTGCCCGCTTTGGGCGCCCAGTACAAGCCCAGCTTCTCGGCTTCGGGTGCTTCGGCCATCCCCGGTTCGAAAACGGGCGACGTGACGCTGATTCCGAATTCGAAGGAAGTAACGCTTAATGTAAGCAGCGGCGGTAACGCCATTGGTTCGCAAACCTTCCAGGTTCGCCCCATTCCCAAGCCCACCATTCAGTGCTTCGTAGGCGGCCGTGAGGCCAACGAGAAGCAGGGCACTCCGGGTACTGCCGTGCGCTCGATGACGCTGAAAGCTGTGCCGGATGCTGGCTTTGCCACCTTCCTGCCCGACGATGCTCGTTTCCGCGTGACCCGCTACGAAGTAACCCTCGTGCGCGGCCGTCGCCCGGCACTGGCTACCAAAACGGTGAATGGCCCACAGGCTGACCTCAGCGATGTGGTGAATGCCTACCGTGACGGTGACCGTCTTTATGTAGAAGTGAAGGAAGTGCAACGCATGAACTTCCAGGGCAGCACCGAGCCGGTGAGCGTTTCCAAGCAGTTTAATATCCCCCTGCTGTAA
- a CDS encoding transglycosylase domain-containing protein, with protein sequence MPTSSPARRPKPTPLKPTRRGRFTAFVRTMWVLFGVGVVGLGLFVLAVSGNFLNLFGRMPNLKTLENPRSELASEIYSADGVLLGKYFRENRTPVEFKELPQNLIDALIATEDVRFEQHSGIDAKSVLRAVTGVLTFSHNGGGSTLTQQVAKVLFKTRQDLNDGSLNGNGKLGLLITKTKEWILAIRLERNYTKREIMRMYLNTVEYGSNSFGINTAAKTFFNKRPKDLSTPEAATLVGIVNAPGRFSPVVHPDRSRKRRNWVLRQMAKSHYITDAELAQDTAKAIVLHYSVENPSKGLAPYFRAEVVKSLLAWAKETDHDLYADGLKIYTTIDSRMQAYAEKSLAEHLSLQQKWFTQHWKGQLPWRDETGKVIPNFLNVAMRRTQRYKSLMNQFDGNRDSVNYYLHKKYKMPVFTWQGEKEMLMSPLDSLAYYKRYLQGGFMAMNPLNGQVKAWVGGPNYKFFKFDHVRQGKRQPGSTFKPIVYTAAIEAGGFSPCYPRPDVATTFPAVAGRAAYTPKNFEGNFSGRTFTLRQALARSMNSITAWLVMKLGPETIATYAKRLGITSPVDAVPSMGFGTSDCSIYELCGVYSTFVNKGVWTSPIMVTRIEDKNGNVLREFVPQTREVLNEETAYIMTNMLQASTTEPGGTSTILHTGFKFPYEIGGKTGTTSNYSDAWFMGITPDLVCGMWIGGEDRSIHFRSGTYGQGARLALPLYGLFMQKVYKDKSIGIDTGPFPKPAAPLSIEIDCSKYYGGQRDTIPYDQKMQVPDASDLDDKDI encoded by the coding sequence ATGCCAACCTCCTCTCCTGCCCGCCGCCCCAAGCCCACGCCGCTGAAACCTACGCGCCGGGGCCGGTTCACGGCTTTTGTTCGGACCATGTGGGTGCTGTTTGGCGTCGGCGTGGTGGGGCTGGGCCTGTTTGTGCTGGCCGTGAGCGGCAATTTCCTGAACCTGTTCGGGCGCATGCCCAACCTGAAGACGCTGGAAAACCCGCGCTCGGAGCTGGCTTCCGAAATCTATTCTGCCGACGGGGTGCTGCTGGGCAAGTACTTCCGCGAAAACCGGACGCCCGTCGAGTTCAAAGAACTGCCCCAAAACCTGATTGATGCCCTCATTGCCACCGAAGACGTGCGCTTCGAGCAGCACTCGGGCATCGATGCCAAGAGCGTGCTGCGGGCCGTGACCGGCGTGCTCACCTTCTCGCACAACGGCGGCGGCTCCACGCTCACCCAGCAGGTGGCCAAGGTGCTGTTTAAAACCCGCCAGGACCTCAACGACGGCTCCCTGAACGGCAACGGCAAGCTGGGCCTGCTCATCACCAAGACCAAGGAATGGATTCTGGCCATCCGGCTGGAGCGCAACTACACCAAGCGCGAAATCATGCGCATGTACCTGAACACGGTGGAGTACGGCTCGAACTCGTTCGGCATCAACACGGCGGCCAAGACCTTCTTCAACAAGCGCCCCAAAGACCTGAGCACGCCCGAGGCCGCCACGCTGGTGGGCATCGTGAACGCGCCGGGCCGCTTCAGCCCCGTGGTGCACCCCGACCGCTCGCGCAAGCGCCGCAACTGGGTGCTGCGCCAGATGGCCAAGTCGCACTACATCACCGACGCCGAACTGGCCCAGGACACCGCCAAGGCCATTGTGCTGCACTACTCCGTCGAGAATCCCAGCAAGGGCCTGGCTCCCTATTTCCGGGCCGAGGTGGTGAAGTCGCTGCTGGCCTGGGCCAAGGAAACCGACCACGACCTCTACGCCGACGGCCTGAAAATCTACACCACCATCGACTCGCGCATGCAGGCTTACGCCGAGAAGTCGCTGGCCGAGCACCTGTCGCTGCAGCAGAAATGGTTCACGCAGCACTGGAAAGGCCAGCTGCCCTGGCGCGACGAAACCGGCAAGGTCATCCCCAACTTCCTGAACGTGGCCATGCGCCGCACCCAGCGCTACAAGTCGCTGATGAATCAGTTCGATGGCAACCGCGACTCGGTGAACTACTACCTGCACAAGAAGTACAAGATGCCGGTGTTCACGTGGCAGGGCGAGAAGGAAATGCTCATGTCGCCGCTCGACTCGCTGGCCTACTACAAGCGCTACCTGCAAGGCGGCTTCATGGCCATGAACCCCCTGAACGGCCAGGTGAAGGCCTGGGTGGGCGGCCCCAACTACAAGTTCTTCAAGTTCGACCACGTGCGCCAGGGCAAGCGCCAGCCCGGCTCCACGTTCAAGCCCATTGTGTACACGGCGGCCATCGAGGCGGGCGGCTTCTCGCCGTGCTACCCGCGGCCCGACGTGGCCACCACCTTCCCGGCCGTGGCCGGCCGCGCCGCTTACACGCCCAAGAACTTTGAAGGCAATTTTTCGGGCCGCACCTTCACGCTGCGCCAGGCCCTGGCCCGCTCCATGAACTCCATCACCGCCTGGCTGGTGATGAAGCTGGGCCCCGAAACCATTGCCACCTACGCCAAGCGCCTCGGCATTACCTCGCCCGTTGATGCCGTGCCGTCCATGGGCTTCGGCACTTCCGACTGCAGCATCTACGAGCTGTGCGGCGTGTACTCCACCTTCGTGAACAAGGGCGTGTGGACCTCGCCCATCATGGTGACGCGCATTGAGGACAAGAACGGCAACGTGCTGCGCGAATTCGTGCCCCAAACCCGCGAAGTGCTGAACGAGGAAACCGCCTACATCATGACCAACATGCTGCAGGCCAGCACCACCGAGCCCGGCGGCACCAGCACCATCCTGCACACCGGCTTCAAGTTCCCGTATGAAATCGGCGGCAAAACCGGCACCACCTCCAACTACTCCGACGCCTGGTTCATGGGCATCACCCCCGACCTGGTGTGCGGCATGTGGATAGGCGGCGAAGACCGCAGCATTCACTTCCGCAGCGGCACCTACGGGCAGGGCGCCCGCCTGGCACTGCCGCTCTACGGCCTGTTTATGCAGAAGGTGTACAAGGACAAGAGCATCGGCATCGACACTGGGCCCTTCCCCAAACCCGCGGCGCCGCTCAGCATCGAAATCGACTGCTCGAAGTACTACGGCGGCCAGCGCGACACCATCCCCTACGACCAGAAGATGCAGGTGCCCGACGCTTCCGACCTCGACGATAAGGACATTTAA
- the gldL gene encoding gliding motility protein GldL: MPKIYGIGAAVVIVGALFKIEHWAGADTMLIVGLGTEAVIFFLSAFQPQAKEHDWSLVYPELSEGYDPSTGSNSFSTDSSAKGLTMKLDDMLKNANVTPEAISSLGQGLNRLSTTTSQLSQLGEATNVTDEYTKKVRSAADSLEKINVAYSNTVDAISAMSNATSDAKEYHMQVQNVTKNLGALNAVYEMELQDANTHLKSMNQFYGTLSKAMDNMTQAGKDTEQFQKQVADLTGNLTSLNRVYGNMLNAMRAGAQA; encoded by the coding sequence ATGCCCAAAATTTATGGCATCGGTGCAGCCGTTGTTATCGTCGGTGCATTGTTTAAAATTGAGCACTGGGCCGGTGCTGATACCATGCTTATCGTAGGTCTGGGCACCGAGGCCGTTATCTTCTTCCTGAGCGCGTTCCAGCCCCAAGCCAAAGAGCACGATTGGTCGCTGGTATACCCCGAGTTGAGCGAAGGCTACGACCCCTCGACCGGCAGCAACAGCTTCTCGACCGACAGCTCGGCCAAAGGCCTGACGATGAAGCTCGACGACATGCTGAAAAATGCCAACGTGACCCCCGAAGCCATTTCGAGCCTTGGTCAGGGCCTGAACCGTTTGAGCACCACTACCTCGCAGCTGTCGCAGCTGGGCGAAGCCACCAACGTGACCGACGAGTACACCAAGAAAGTACGTTCGGCCGCCGATTCGCTCGAAAAAATCAACGTAGCCTACTCCAACACCGTGGATGCCATTTCGGCCATGTCGAACGCTACTTCGGATGCCAAGGAGTACCACATGCAGGTGCAGAACGTGACCAAGAACCTGGGCGCACTGAACGCAGTGTATGAAATGGAGCTGCAGGATGCCAACACGCACCTCAAGTCCATGAACCAGTTCTACGGCACGCTCAGCAAGGCCATGGACAACATGACCCAGGCCGGCAAAGACACCGAGCAGTTCCAGAAGCAGGTGGCCGACCTCACGGGCAACCTCACTTCGCTGAACCGTGTGTACGGCAACATGCTGAACGCCATGCGTGCCGGCGCCCAAGCCTAA
- a CDS encoding uroporphyrinogen-III synthase: MAESADKPGTGRHAKRISSILVTQPKPANDVSPYFAIAEKYGIKVDFREFIEVQPVSYKDFRREKINILDFTAVIFTSRNAVDHFFRICQEAKLEMPAEMKYFCISEQTANYLQKYIVLRKRKLFVGERTAADLFDVIKKHKGEKFLYPCSDIRKDDLPVFMRANNLKFSEAVIYRTVASDLSDLAEVKYDCIAFFSPSGISSLFINFPDFVQDGTRIAAFGPTTAKAVLDAGLILDIEAPHPNAPSMTGAIEAYIRRHAQPDVGKPNSKNAKPNA, translated from the coding sequence ATGGCCGAGAGTGCAGATAAGCCGGGCACAGGCCGGCATGCCAAGCGCATCAGCAGCATCCTGGTTACCCAGCCCAAGCCCGCCAACGACGTTTCTCCCTACTTCGCCATTGCCGAGAAGTACGGCATTAAGGTCGATTTTCGCGAGTTCATCGAAGTGCAGCCGGTGTCTTACAAAGACTTCCGGCGCGAAAAAATCAACATCCTGGATTTTACGGCCGTGATTTTCACGAGCCGCAATGCCGTGGACCACTTCTTCCGCATCTGTCAGGAAGCCAAGCTGGAGATGCCCGCCGAGATGAAGTATTTCTGCATCTCGGAGCAAACCGCCAACTACCTGCAGAAGTACATCGTGTTGCGCAAGCGCAAGCTCTTCGTGGGCGAGCGCACGGCCGCCGACTTGTTCGACGTCATTAAAAAGCACAAAGGGGAGAAATTTTTATACCCCTGCTCCGACATTCGCAAAGACGACCTGCCCGTGTTTATGCGGGCCAACAACCTGAAGTTTTCGGAAGCCGTCATCTACCGGACCGTGGCCAGCGACCTGTCCGACCTGGCCGAGGTGAAGTACGACTGCATTGCTTTCTTCAGCCCGTCGGGCATCAGTTCGCTCTTCATCAACTTCCCCGATTTTGTGCAGGACGGCACCCGTATTGCCGCATTTGGCCCCACCACGGCCAAAGCCGTCCTCGACGCGGGCCTCATTCTCGACATCGAGGCGCCCCACCCCAACGCCCCGTCCATGACCGGAGCCATCGAGGCCTACATCCGGCGGCACGCCCAGCCCGACGTGGGCAAGCCCAATTCCAAAAACGCCAAACCCAACGCCTGA
- the gldN gene encoding gliding motility protein GldN codes for MKSIHTLAAVAAGLSLSLTASAQEQATTASSTGSHRPIPPSDQMFRKSIWRQVDLREKQNKPMFSEGKEISRVILDAVKRGELTAYKNDSLTSTYTSQEVQGNASYVDEAVKLSDEEKAAGFSEKDLNGGGDDGWGAPAPKKSGGSTAATTKRQPKLGANGKPLKDKKGKIIYETVAVAPPTPPAPVGNEYRPKDLYEMEVKEDMIFDKKRSRMYHDIKSITLLVPSTLPTNVSGIEKPIGTFKYSDLVKVFRANPQNAIWFNAENDAQHKNLADAFELWLFNSYITKVSNAGDSRLDDIYGGAQQGILAAQQTAADLVEYEYNLWSF; via the coding sequence ATGAAATCCATTCACACCCTGGCCGCAGTTGCGGCGGGCCTGTCGCTGTCGCTGACGGCTTCGGCCCAGGAGCAAGCCACTACGGCTAGCAGCACGGGCTCGCACCGCCCCATTCCGCCTTCTGACCAGATGTTCCGCAAGAGCATTTGGCGGCAAGTGGACCTGCGCGAGAAACAGAACAAACCCATGTTCTCGGAGGGCAAGGAAATCAGCCGCGTAATCCTGGATGCAGTGAAGCGTGGCGAGTTGACGGCTTACAAGAATGACTCGCTGACGTCGACTTACACTTCGCAGGAGGTTCAGGGCAATGCCTCGTACGTGGACGAAGCCGTGAAGCTGAGCGATGAGGAAAAGGCCGCTGGTTTCAGCGAGAAAGACCTCAACGGTGGCGGTGATGACGGCTGGGGTGCCCCGGCGCCGAAGAAAAGCGGCGGCTCTACCGCCGCTACCACGAAGCGTCAGCCCAAGTTGGGCGCGAATGGCAAGCCGCTGAAGGACAAAAAAGGCAAAATCATCTACGAAACCGTAGCTGTAGCTCCTCCGACCCCGCCGGCTCCGGTAGGCAACGAGTACCGCCCCAAAGACCTGTATGAGATGGAAGTGAAAGAAGATATGATTTTCGACAAGAAACGGTCGAGAATGTATCACGACATCAAGTCCATCACGCTGCTGGTGCCTTCGACGCTGCCAACGAACGTGTCGGGCATTGAAAAGCCGATTGGTACCTTTAAGTACAGCGACTTGGTGAAGGTGTTCCGTGCCAACCCGCAAAACGCCATCTGGTTCAACGCCGAGAACGATGCGCAGCACAAGAACCTGGCGGATGCCTTCGAACTGTGGCTGTTCAACTCCTACATCACCAAAGTGTCGAATGCCGGCGACAGCCGTCTGGACGACATCTACGGTGGCGCTCAGCAAGGCATTCTGGCTGCTCAGCAGACGGCTGCCGACCTGGTGGAGTATGAATACAACCTGTGGAGCTTCTAG
- a CDS encoding AtpZ/AtpI family protein has protein sequence MSSPSSPPPPGPNRLQAVAKYSGLAFQMLAIIGGATWVGTWLDGHFQTQNPWFTIGLALLGVFVAMFQVIRSLTKGAE, from the coding sequence ATGTCCTCGCCGTCTTCGCCTCCGCCTCCCGGCCCCAACCGTCTCCAGGCCGTTGCCAAGTACTCCGGGCTGGCGTTTCAGATGCTGGCCATCATCGGCGGCGCCACGTGGGTAGGCACCTGGCTCGACGGCCATTTCCAGACCCAGAACCCGTGGTTTACCATCGGCCTCGCGCTGCTCGGGGTTTTCGTGGCCATGTTTCAGGTCATCCGCAGCCTCACCAAAGGCGCGGAGTAG
- the uvrC gene encoding excinuclease ABC subunit UvrC, whose protein sequence is MAANPELQAQINGLPHRPGVYKYFDDEGIIYVGKAIDLRKRVSSYFTKNDHNKKTQQLVRNIKRLEFTIVDSESDAFLLENNLIKQHQPKYNILLKDGKTYPYLCLTNERFPRLIPTRNKINDGSRYYGPYANGTALNVLLELIRALYPLRTCNFNLSPANVEAGKFKPCLELQLGNCNAPCVAREDEETYNGYIQQIRNILNGDLRIPKQYFREKMTAAAQEMQYELAHQFKVKLDKIEAFQAKSTIVNASLTNIDVFAIASNEKSGFITYLKVMNGSIILTQSLEVTKKLDEEDAEILAPLIMQMRQEFESESKEILTNVTVELPLPGVALAVPQIGDKRKLLDLAIKNVLYARKEKESMNERSKDLNEVRIMETIKKDLRLTELPKHIECFDNSNFQGDNPVAAMVCFRNAKPSKKDYRHYHIKTVIGPNDFDSMYEVVSRRYRRLVDEGASLPQLVIVDGGKGQLSMAVKALKDLSLWGQIPVIGIAKRLEEIYVPNDPLPLYIDKKSESLRLFQRMRDEVHRFGITFHRSRRDAATLKTELTDVKGLGPVTADKLLNKFKSVKKIRELSEAELIAEVGKAKAKVLQNYFAENEAPSHPMPARQLPS, encoded by the coding sequence ATGGCCGCCAATCCTGAACTACAAGCCCAAATCAACGGCCTCCCGCACCGCCCTGGTGTGTACAAATACTTCGACGACGAGGGCATCATCTACGTGGGCAAGGCCATCGACCTGCGCAAGCGCGTGAGCAGCTACTTCACCAAAAACGACCACAACAAGAAAACCCAGCAGCTGGTCCGCAACATCAAGCGCCTCGAGTTCACCATCGTGGATTCAGAGTCCGATGCCTTTCTGCTCGAAAACAACCTCATCAAGCAGCACCAGCCCAAGTACAACATCCTGCTCAAGGATGGCAAGACTTACCCTTACCTCTGCCTCACCAACGAGCGGTTTCCGCGCCTCATTCCCACACGCAACAAGATTAACGACGGCTCGCGCTACTACGGCCCCTACGCCAACGGGACGGCCCTCAACGTGCTGCTGGAACTCATCCGGGCCTTGTATCCGCTGCGCACCTGCAACTTCAACCTGAGCCCAGCCAACGTCGAAGCCGGCAAGTTCAAGCCTTGCTTGGAACTGCAACTGGGGAATTGCAACGCCCCCTGCGTGGCCCGCGAAGATGAGGAAACCTACAACGGTTACATCCAGCAAATTCGCAACATTCTCAACGGCGATTTGCGCATTCCCAAGCAGTACTTCCGGGAAAAGATGACGGCCGCCGCTCAGGAAATGCAGTACGAGCTGGCCCACCAGTTCAAGGTCAAGCTCGACAAGATTGAGGCCTTCCAGGCAAAGTCCACCATCGTCAACGCCTCGCTCACCAACATCGACGTCTTCGCCATCGCCAGCAACGAAAAATCGGGCTTCATTACCTACCTCAAGGTGATGAATGGCAGCATCATTCTGACGCAGTCGCTCGAAGTCACCAAGAAGCTGGACGAAGAAGACGCCGAAATCCTGGCTCCGCTCATCATGCAGATGCGCCAGGAGTTCGAAAGCGAATCGAAGGAAATCCTCACCAACGTAACCGTGGAGCTACCGCTGCCCGGCGTCGCCCTAGCCGTGCCCCAAATTGGCGACAAGCGCAAACTGCTCGACCTAGCCATCAAAAACGTGCTCTATGCCCGCAAGGAGAAGGAAAGCATGAACGAGCGTAGCAAGGACCTGAACGAGGTGCGCATCATGGAAACCATCAAAAAGGACCTGCGCCTCACCGAGCTGCCCAAGCACATCGAGTGCTTCGACAACTCCAACTTTCAGGGCGACAACCCGGTGGCGGCCATGGTGTGCTTCCGCAACGCCAAGCCCAGTAAAAAAGACTACCGCCACTACCACATCAAAACCGTCATCGGCCCCAACGACTTCGACTCCATGTACGAAGTGGTGAGCCGCCGCTACCGCCGCCTAGTCGACGAGGGCGCCAGCCTGCCCCAGCTCGTCATCGTCGACGGCGGTAAGGGCCAGCTCAGCATGGCCGTCAAGGCCCTAAAAGACCTCAGCCTCTGGGGCCAGATTCCCGTCATCGGCATTGCCAAGCGCTTGGAGGAAATCTACGTTCCCAACGACCCGCTGCCGCTCTACATCGACAAAAAGAGCGAATCCTTGCGCCTTTTTCAGCGCATGCGCGACGAAGTGCACCGGTTCGGCATCACCTTCCACCGCTCGCGCCGCGACGCCGCCACGCTCAAAACCGAGCTTACCGACGTCAAGGGCCTCGGCCCCGTCACCGCCGACAAGCTGCTCAACAAGTTTAAGTCCGTCAAAAAAATCCGGGAGCTCTCTGAAGCCGAGCTTATCGCCGAAGTAGGCAAGGCCAAAGCCAAAGTCTTGCAGAACTACTTCGCCGAAAACGAAGCCCCCTCCCACCCCATGCCGGCCCGCCAGCTCCCGAGTTGA